The following DNA comes from Eretmochelys imbricata isolate rEreImb1 chromosome 2, rEreImb1.hap1, whole genome shotgun sequence.
gatgggcggtgACGTGGGGGTGGGTCGTCgtgagggggctgggcagcggcaggggatgggtggtggtgagggggatgggcggtgACGTGGGGGTGGGTCGTCgtgagggggctgggcagcggcaggggatgggtggtggtgagggggatgggcggtgACGTGGGGGTGGGTCGTTGTGGGGGGgtggcagtgagggggtgggtgggtggtggtgagggggatgggcggtgatgtggggctgggtggtggtgagggggatgggcggtgatgtggggctgggtggtggtgagggggatgggcagtgatgtggggctgggtggtggtgagggggggtGGCGGTGACGTGGGGGTGGGTGGTTGTGGGGGGgtggcagtgagggggtgggtgggtggtggtgagggggatgggcggtgacgtggggctgggtggtggtgagggggctgggcagtggcaggggctgggtggtggtgagggggatgggcggtgACGTGGGGGTGGGTCGTCgtgagggggctgggcagcggCAGGGGATGGGCGGCCATCATGGAAGAAGCTCCCCGTTGCCACACAGGCCCAGGAGTGTGCAGCGCACTGTCTGTGGGCACacgtgtgtgggtctgtgtgtgctAAGGCAGGGGCAGGCAGGCCTGTGTCTCTACGCACCTCAGCCCAGCACGGAGGAGCCCAGGAGGACcaggccccggggcagctgccagCCGGAGGGCAGAGCCCTTTGCCAGGAGGAGACCGGCTGGGCTCAGCCGTGCCCACGGCTGGCTGCCAGTCACACGGGCTGCGTGAACACGCGCGCTGGCCGGGCcagccccagcacccctcccTCGCCAGCACAGGGCACCTCCAAGCAGGCGCTGGGCTAGCGCTCGACTCCCCGCACTGCCCTGCAGCGACGGGCGctgctctctgggctgggggccaCCGACCGCCGGCATCCTTCACACACCTCAGCACTCTCGGGCTCCCCAGCCCCATgtccaatggggaaactgaggcacagacagggacGGGACCTGCCCAGTGTCACGGAATCCCCTTGGTCACCTCTTACCCCGACCCACACATCCTCCTCCCAGTTGCAGGGCCCAGTTCAGCCAGAACAGCGCCGGggggccggggtgtgtgtgtttgatcCTAGGGCTTTGCAAAccgcccccgcaccccccccacacacacacagcccagggcTCGGAGCCACCCAACTGGTTGGAGTGCGACGTGCCCCACCTAGCGGGGGAACATGGCACGGCAGCCCCATGGCTAGGAGAAGGGAAGGCAGCAAGCCGCAGACCTCAGCCGGCAAGGCAGGGACTGGGCCCCCATTAGCCCAGGGGCCAGGACTTGCTCTGTCTGGGGGGGCCGTGCAGGGCAGCTCGCACAGGGCAGTGCCATGGGCCGAAACATTGCCCGATGGTTTCCAGCAGGCCGGAGCAGAGAGACGCAGCCAGGTGCCCCTGCCCTGCATGGCTGGAGCATCCCCCAGGTCCCCAGCACGGGGCAGGGATGGTCTCGCCCATCCCCAGCCTCCATGGACAAGCGTGCCCACAGCCtagacagccccagccccctcctggccagcaccTCAGGCCTGGGCCAGCCCTCGGGGGAGGAACCGGGCCAGCCGGGTGATGCTCTGAACGGGCGGATCTGGGGGAGCCCGGAGCACTGCGGCAGCCTGGGggcgctgcaatccccagggctAGCTCTGTGGCGGGAGAGGGGCGGGTTTGAGACCCCTGGGGGGTCAGGCAGCTGCTCCCTCCTGGACGTGACGGGGGGTCGGCCCCTTGCAGGCCCGGGGGCTCTTTTCGATTGGGTGGTTGGCACAGCCGTATGGCCGGTCGCCCAGGGAGCGACGAGGGAGGTGCCCGCCCTCACCCGGAGGAGGGACCATCAGACACAGCCTCTGAGGCAGGACGTGGGGCTGCTGGCCGGGCCGAGGTGCCCAGGCTGCTTCCCGCGGCCCCCCCTCCCGCGGCCCCCCATTGGTTCCATGTCCCCACCCAAGGGCCAGctgtggaggggcggggggaagcgtggctggctgtggggctggcaggggggtgACAGTcggcagcagggtgggggagggatcgGGGGGGAGATCTGCAGGGTGGGCCCCAGGGCTAGGGATGGGGCAAAGCCCCAGTGGATATACTGCAGGGGCCGCTCCCACCCCCGCCAGCCCCAGAGTGCGGGGGACCAGCAGGGCCCCCCAGTGCAAACAGCTGCGAGCGGAGAGGGAGGCCAAGCTTTACTGGGGCATGGCCCCCGCCTCAAACCTGCAGGTCCCTGTCCCGCTCCAGCGGGGGCCGGTGGCGGATCACGTGGCGCGTGGACACATCCAGGTAGTCGAAGTAGTTGAGTTTGAGCTTGCGCGCGATCCGCCTGCCCAGGAACTCCATCTGCTGAGGGGcgacaggcagggcagggggcatgaGGCCGGGGCAGAGGCCCAGGGACAGTGGGTGGGCACCTGCGGGGTGGGGACATGAGGCCAGGCGAGGGGATCTGGACGGAGATGGGCGTACCCCCACCAAGCACCTGCCCCAGggtgtctcccccccaccctggaAGGGGGCACTCAGCATCCATGGCCCCTTCACTGCTTGACCTTGCCATGGGGCCTGGGAACACGAGCACCCCcaaacacccccctcccacacacacacacttgtcctGAGAGCCCCATGCTCCAAAGCAGCCCCCCGGCCTGCCAACAACTGTGCAAACtcagctgggctagcagggggctgcgggtcagggttgaggggcaccagcagagctcagggttgggggggagcccacggctgggctggcaggggcctTCAGGTTGGGAGTGCGGGGCACTGGCCGGGCTTGGGGGGACCCAGGGTCGggctggcaggagctgtgggttgggagtgaggggcatgggcagagctgggggggcagggctgggctagcaggggctgtgggtcgaccggcagagctggagggcacccagggctgggctagcagggctgtgggccaggagtgaggggcaccggcagggcttggggggcacCCAGggttgggctggcaggggctgtgggttgggagtgaggggtatgggcagagctggggggggcagggctgggctagcaggggctgcgagtcgaccggcagagctggggggcacccagggctgggctagcagggctgCGGGCCAGGTGGTGGGGCAGAATTGAGCTCTCGCTGATCTCTCAGGTTCACAGCGGGCTCGTGGCTGTGGTGGCGGCATGCACCAGGGTCCAGCGCGGTGCCCGGCAGACCAGGGCCAGGCCGGGCTGCTCACCTCGTACTTGTCGGACAGGCTAGCCAGGGCCAGCACCTCCAGCCCATAGCCGTTGATGATGAGGCTGTAGAAGCATTTCCCGTAGGCTGCAGGACAGGACAGGCCAGAGGCAGCCGGTGAGGGGTGAGAGTCCTGTGcggggggcagctgccccaggccccTCTCCCTGGGCAGGGGCCGTACCGTCCGTCTGGGCCGTCAGCCGGACGTAGATCTGGTACAAGggcccctcctcccacagctgcctcTTGATGTAGATCTGGTAGCAGCCCCGGGCATGGTTGATGACCAGGTGCCGCTTGTGCATGGAGCTGAGGAGGAGCCAGAGGCCGACCAGGATCCCGTAGATGAAGAAGCCGGAGTAATCCTGGGAGACCTGTGGGGGATGGACCTGGGAGCCAAgacccagagctggggggtggaggcagggcGAGCAAGCGAGAGGGACTGCTGGCCACAGCTCCCAGGATGGGGAAGTAACTGGAGGACTTGGGGGTGAGGGGTCTCCAGTTAGCTATAACCCACCCCGGGGGCGGGGAATGGAAACAATGCCCTTTGCCTGGCCCCAGTCGGGGGGCTCTGGGGCACAGCCTGGGACCAGCCACAGGCTCTCCTACCTTCTCACTCTTGAGATAGAAGACACCGCCCAAGACACAGAGCAGGAAGATCAGGGCCCCCTTCCACAGCGTGTCCTTGTAATACTCCATGACAAACACTGGGGGTGATAGAGAGAGCTCAGCATGGGGCCAGGACCCAGACCCACCTGTCCCCATGCAAGCAAGGCCCCAGGAGAATCACCACACTGGGGGGACAagcctggggctgccccaggcaGGCCAGCAGcaaggatcaaacctgggaccttcaATTCTAAGACCAGCTCACTCTGTCCCctgagccagagggctgagcacaCAATGGGAGCAGGTGGCAGGCTCTTCCCTTTGGCGTGTGCCAGTCAGCGTAAGGTGCCATAGGCACTCGCGCCAAGGCAGTGAGTTCCCTGGGGCAGGCAGAATGCCAGAGGGTTCCAGAGCAAGGAAGCTGAACGGTTGCACATTTTGGAGCAGGGAAGGCAGCGCATTTGTGGGTTCCAGATCACAGTCTGGAGCAGGGAAGGCAGAACAAGTGCCGGTCCCAGAATGGGCTCTGCAGTATGTAATGCAGAACTCTTGCTGGCTCTGGAGCAGGAAGACAGAACAATTGTGGTTTCTGGAGTGGGGAAGGCAGAACCTCTGAGGGGTCCGGAACAGTTTCTGGAGGAGAGCAGACAGAAGCAGGTTCCAGAGCAGGTTCTGGAGTGCAGGAGCCAGCATGGCAGTGAGTTCTAGAGTGGGCTCTGGAATGGAGGACAGACGATTGCTATTTCggagaggggaaagaagagtGTTTGCAAGCTCCAGAGCAGAGTATGGAGCAGGGGAGGCTGGTTGTGGAGCTGGGAGGGCAACACTTGCTACTTTTGGAGTGGGTTCTGGAGCAGGGAAGGCAGGAGGCGTGTGGATTCTGGAGTGGGGCAGGTTGAACATTTGTAGGTTCTGGAATGGGTTGTGCAGAACGTTAGTGAGTTCCAGAGCAGGCAGGAAGCCACTGGGTTCTGAAGAGGAGTAGGCAGAGCACCAGTAGGTTCTGGAGCAGGGTGTGCAGAACATTAATGGGTTCCAGAGCAGGTTCTGGAGTGCCGAAGGCAGTCTCATGGTCCCTCTTCATGACACACCAACCCCACGACGCTGCATCAGACACATTCTCCTGTGGGCATCTCAAACACCTCCAGGAGCTTCGGGTGACGTGGGACCATGTACCCTGGAGACCTCCAGGGCCTGGTGCCGGGGAGTGCTCCTCACCATTGGGCTGCTGCACCTGGAAGGGGTAATGCGCGTTCTGCTGCATCCTGCGTGCCAGggtcctctccacattgaagAAGCTGAGGTTCCAAAGCATGAAGGCACCTCGTAGCATGGCTGCTCCTGGGAGGTGGGCGTCCACCCACACCAATGGGGGCTGTCAAGGGAAGGGCGAGGAGCCAGTCAGCAGAGAAATGCACCCTGTGCTACATACCGTGAACCCTGGAATTCATCAGGCCCACGTCAGCagtggggaaactaaggcacagagctgggacgTGCCTCCACCAAGTCACCCTGGAGTCggtggtagagctgggaaaagCCCCAAGAAGCCAAGCCCCAAGATAATATCTCATGTTGCCATCTGGGAGGATCCCAAAGGGCTCCATAGACTCTGTCCACAGATACCACTTCCCCAGCCACTgatatgcagccacctctggggtgggatgcaGCAGCTGCTTAACAGCTGCTGTAACACCACACAACAGTAGGGGCAGAAGAAGCCCCGATCTACTTGAAAATACAGGGGGAACTGAGAGGCAGAATGGAATCCCCCGAGCTGGGCTTTGGCCAGGACATCAGCATGTCACAAAAACCGGGGTGGGATCTCAAAGGACCACAGGCAGTTAGGACCTTGGACTCATCTCAGTCAAAAGAGCACATCCAGCAGCAAGTACCCCAAGCATTGCTGACAGCAACACAGCACCCCCATGCCATGCTGGGGCATTGAGGTCAGCGCTGACTCAGAGAGGAGAGCACCCCCTATCGAGCTCCCTGCACCACagcacccctccctgcagcacagcaccaccTGGGTCCTGGGGGTCAGCACTGATTCTATCCTGAGAAGTCTCCCATCTAATAACTGACCTGCCCCAACCCTGCTGAGCCAGTACGAGCTGAGAACAtcacagccccagctgggggctccGGAGAGACACCCACTGCTGTACCCATGACCCCACAGAGACTCTGCCACgctcagcacagagccccccgGTCCCAGCACTTGCCAAGTCACCTGGCCAATTGTCAGTTCCCCCTAACCGCAGGAGCTGGAGAGTGCCGGCTGGGGAACAGCGGGTCAATGAAGACTGATTCAAGGGCCTTGTCTGTGGCAAAGGAGGCTCAACAGCAAGGCCCTTGTGGGTGGCGGGTGGCATGGAGTGCACTACTGCGCCATGGCAACCGGCCCCTGTGGGCTCTAGAACAGGCGGACAGAATTCTAGAGAACCCAGGACCCTGTTTCCGTGGCAGCTGTGCTCAGAGAAGGGCAGTGCCAAAGCAGGCCGTGTCTTCAGCCCCGGGCACCAGGCTCTAGAGGAGGAATGTGGGAGGGCATGGGAGTACAGGGGGGCTTGGGAGGGACTAGCACCAAGACATTGGGCAGCATGCACATTGGCATGTGGGCCTGGGGGCAGCCTGGCTCCAGCTAGCACCCCGTGCtttcctctctggctcctagggagCCTTGCCTTTAAAAGCCAGGACCTCCTGGCTAAGCACTCAGCTGCCAGCATTTCAGTGGGAAGGTCCCAGGCACCTGCTAGGAACCAACCCGACTCAGCAGGCGCCAGGCGTGGCCAGGCCAAACAACAGCTGCTGAGCACCccttactcctgagggaattctgcaccactgagcatgtgcagaattcatgtccagtgcagaatttgtttttctgtgcagaaaatacattctgcctgagaagtgctgcagttctgcctttctcccaccagaggctgctgtaGCACCAGAACAGACTAACAGCTGACCACAGTTGCAttcatcacagcaccctgcccacaGAGCCAGGTTAGGAGGtctgacgaagtgggactgttcttaatgtttcctctgaatagtgtgggggtgcctcaggttcccctgtgcagttcttaagtatctaggtagtggggtaagggtgtatgatcattgcagagccctaaagggcaggtgtgtgcaggggtctggacacagagaatggccaataccctgtttcctggcaactgatggcctgggcccttcccccctgcaaggtgagagctaaagggttggagaacaaaggaatcaggtgacctcctggcccgggaaagggacaaagaccgggggggctggagagagtttcagtttggggctgtttggggacatggagtgaagtgcagacgtggttgtctggctcactgccccccaaaatggacccagctgaggggtcctgttctctgcacctacaagctctgtttcagaccatgttcctgtcgtctaataaaccttctgttttactggctggctgagagtcatgtctgactgcgaagttgtggggcaggaccctctggcttccccaggaccccacctgggcggactcgctgtgggaagcgcccggaggggcagagaggatgctgaatgctccgaggtcagacccaggaaggtggaagctgtgtgagctgtgtgtcctgaagacaggctgctcacagaaaggagacttccctagagtcctgcctggcttcatggggagcagttccagagtatcgcccagggactccgtgacaagaggcacaggatgtgtgtgtgggggggggggagggtcagagAGTCgtgcacatggggctgctgggggggacaCAGAAGCTAGcggggtgacagcattgagccaggggctgagtgggagggggctgcagggccacatggggacaggggcagatgtgcttgtctgaatgggagaggcttgggatcagccagggtctgcatggggaaaGCTCCCCAAcaatccctccaccccccacaaatctgttccatacttctcccacccacacccaacacccctccaggttcactccaaggctccttctccctccctcagctcctccattactcctgaccccccaagcctttgcactgctttttctggggggtgcaggcagtggtgagctagagccggttcgcaccggttcactagaactggttgttaaatttagaagcccttttagaaccggttgttccacaaGGGagaaccagttctaaaagggcttctaaatttaaccagtcaaaagtggcgccttaagTGCTGACTCCACGGGCGCTCCATCCCTGGAGCCCCCACAGGGAAaatctggtgggtgcagagcccccacctgcagctccccgccccgtgcCTGGCCCCAGCGcgcctctgcctccgcctcctctcctgaacacgccgccccgctctgcttctccgccccgcccccggcttcccgcgaatctgctgttcggcgggaagacggggcaggctgagaagcaggcggcagcttcacgctcaggcccagggaggcggaggcggagcagaggtgagctcaGGTGGGGGGGGCATAAGGAGGGCCGcctgcaccgcagcaggtaacctgggggggggACGGAGTAGGGgcaccgctccccgccccagctcacctccacctccctgggcctgagtgtgaagccatcacctgcttctcagccctctctggcttcccgccgaacagctgattcatgggaagtgggggaggggggcagagaagcagagccgggcggtgtgttcaggggaggaggcggagtcgaggtgagctggggctgggcatggggcagggagctgccggaggGGGCTCTGCAACCTCCAAATTTTggtccagccccggagcacccagggagtcagcgcctaaggcgacacttttgatgtgatcagtgtggggagcagccattccccctgctccctccctagctacgctcccccaccacctaggagccagagaatcatagaatcatagaatatcagggttggaagggatctcaggaggtcatctagtccaaccccctgctcaaagcaggaccaatccccaattaaatcatcccagccagggctttgtcaagcctgaccttaaaaacttctaaggaaggagattccaccacctccctaggtaacgcattccagtgtttcgccatcctcctagtgaaaaagtttttcctaatatccaacctaaacctcccccactgcaacttgagaccattactccttgttctgtcatctgctaccactgagaacagtctagaatcatcctctctggaaccacctctcaggtagttgaaagcagctatcaaatcccccctcattcttctcttccgcagactaaacatccccagtgccctcagcctctcctcataagtcatgtgttccagacccctaatcatttttgttgccctccgctggactctttccaatttttccacatccttcttgtagtgtggggcccaaaactggacagagtactccagatgaggcctcaccaatgttgaatagaggggaacgatcacgtccctcgatctgctggcaatgcccctacctatacatcccaaaatgccattggccttcttggcaacaagggcacactgctgactcatatccagcttctcatccactgtaaccccaggtccttttctgctgccgaggacctgccagatgcttcctgggagctgccccaggtgagcacttccgggactccccacctcgccccccgccaggtccctctggctcttaggagtagggtgggcacccactatggtggcccacaagaccctcctgcctggttctggggacaggggaggggggtggatggggcaggtgtcctggggggggggcgcatcaaggaatgtgggggggttggatgggacagaagtcctggggggcgggggtgggcaacgaccccctcgtggggtgaggcgggaacccattgttaagattttggcagctcatcactgggtgcaggaaatatggtcctgtattgtagtttaaatgaattactcccAGTTCTGTAATAATATGCCTAGTAAGCAatctgtttgtcaaaaaacattgtCTGAATCCTTTTTTGTTGTCTGCATTGTTACAGATACACTTGCTGAAacgtattttgaaataaattaccaaaataatggaactggtgtgattatattgtgttattttgaaaaataaaatatgcagaattttaaaatattgtgcacagaatttttaattttcttggcACGGAATTCTCCCGGGAGTAACCCATGGGCCCAGTAACCACGGGTGGATGAATCTGGGAGCCAAGGAGACCTATGCTTCTGCGGCAGGAAGGAAAGCCCTGCAGAGATTGCCCATCCCTTAGTGACTTGAAGGGCTCAGGGTCCCCAGGCCTCAGGGGAGGCAGGAAGGGTGGCCGGTGGGCCCTGCTCTTAGCCTGCTCTGCGTAGGCTCTCACTGGAGCTGTCCCCATGGGAGAGGAGCACCTGCCAGGCATGCATTAGGCCACGTGACTGACAGTCGGCATGGGTCCTTTCTTGGGCAAGCTAGGTCCCAGCTCTACAATGGGGACAAAGCTTCCTTTCTCCTGGCCCCAGATCCAAGCTGAGTTGGCATCACACTGGCTCCTTTGAAGGCCTTTGAAGTAGCCACATACAACCTCTCAACCCTGGCCTGCCTCCCACTATCCTATTGGCCTTGGATCTCTGCACTCAGGATATGGCTGGGCCTTCCAGAGAAATAcaggagcagggccctgccctgggaGATCACAATCCCCACATCCTCCAGCACTCACCtgccacctgcagagctgggctgagaggAGGTGATGCGGGGCCTGCCCAATCTGGGCACAActgtgtttatgtgtgtgtggggggggttggtccctggagcgaggggccagggaggggaactgaggcacaatggaAGGGGAGGTCGGGGGGGGTCCCTGGAGCGAGAGGCTGAGGAAATCAAGGCACAGTGGGGTGGAGAGGCAGACAGGTTACCCCGCCCATACGGCTCCGGCCCGTACTTTGGAGCCCGGTCCGGGAGCAATCAGTTCggttgggctggggggcaggaacagcagcagctactCCTCCCACCCCTGGGTGGCGGAGGCCGGTTACTGCAggcaactggacttttaacatccAGGCAGCTGGGCTGCCAGTTCCCCTTCTCAACCAGATGTTCCCCTCGAAAACCGGAcccctggcaaccctacccctgTATCTGACCATCTTCACTGGAAGGGGTCGAGTGGGGTGTCAGCCAAAAGCTCAGAACTAGCTGACTGTCATGGCCATTGCAAGACGTCTGGACGGGAAACGACTTGCAAGGAATGTGATGTGCAGGGTCCTGGCTTCCCAACCTGCTGaataatagactcatagactttaaggtcagaagggaccattatgatcgtctagtctgaccccctgcacaacgcaggccacggaatctcacccacccactcctgtaacaaaaccctcacctatgtctgagctactgaagttctcaaatcgtagtttatagacttcaaggttcagagactcctccagcaagtgatccgtgccccacgctgcagaggaaggcgaaaaacccccagggcctctgccaatctgccctgggggaaaattccttcctgaccccaaatatggcgatcagctaaaccccgagcatgtgggcaagactcaccagccaaacacccaggaaagaattctctgtagtaactcagatcccaccccaccgAATATCCCACCCCAGGCCATTGGGCAAATCTAccgctagtagtcgaagatcaattaattaccaaaattaggctatcccatcatatcatcccctccataaactaatcaagcttagtcttgaagccagataggtcttttgcccccactgctccccttggaaggctgttccaggacttcactcctctgatggttagaaaccttcatctaatttcaagtctaaactttctgaaggccagtttatatccatttgttctgtgttcacattgatactgagcttaaataattcttctccctccatggtatttatccctctgatatatttacagagagcaatcatctctCTTCTCTGCCTTCTTTTGCTTagtctaaacaagccaagctccttgagtctcct
Coding sequences within:
- the CATSPERQ gene encoding cation channel sperm-associated auxiliary subunit TMEM249, which encodes MLRGAFMLWNLSFFNVERTLARRMQQNAHYPFQVQQPNVFVMEYYKDTLWKGALIFLLCVLGGVFYLKSEKVSQDYSGFFIYGILVGLWLLLSSMHKRHLVINHARGCYQIYIKRQLWEEGPLYQIYVRLTAQTDAYGKCFYSLIINGYGLEVLALASLSDKYEQMEFLGRRIARKLKLNYFDYLDVSTRHVIRHRPPLERDRDLQV